In one Pygocentrus nattereri isolate fPygNat1 chromosome 21, fPygNat1.pri, whole genome shotgun sequence genomic region, the following are encoded:
- the LOC108431586 gene encoding deoxyribonuclease gamma, producing MHLFLFLLLSFGGALSLRICSFNIRSFGENKLSKPEVLNVILESIARCDLMLVMEIKDAKGEAFPQLMTHLNRRYKGRRPEYGFVISQRLGRKSYKEQYAFIYRQRSVSVKSVYQYPDMQTEDVDAFAREPYVVWFSSPTTEVKEFVIIPIHTTPEAAVKEIDELYDVFQNVSQRWQSENFIIMGDFNAACGYVPKREWRNIRLRSDTKFLWLTDDKLDTSVKQSTSCAYDRVVLHGEKMIQAVKVGSVDVYDFKQVFGLTEQEALAVSDHFPLCFTVNAARRSG from the exons ATGcacctctttctgtttctcctgcTGAGCTTCGGAGGAGCCCTCAGCCTCAGAATCTGCTCCTTCAACATACGGTCCTTTGGAGAAAACAAACTCTCCAAGCCAGAAGTGCTGAACGTAATACTGGAG AGTATTGCTCGATGTGACCTCATGCTTGTTATGGAGATCAAGGACGCAAAGGGTGAGGCCTTCCCTCAGCTGATGACCCACCTGAACAG GAGGTACAAAGGCAGGAGGCCGGAGTATGGCTTTGTGATCAGTCAGAGACTGGGCCGAAAGTCCTACAAGGAGCAGTATGCCTTTATCTACAG GCAGCGGTCAGTATCTGTGAAGTCTGTTTATCAGTATCCGGACATGCAGACTGAAGACGTTGATGCGTTCGCTCGGGAACCTTATGTTGTGTGGTTTTCATCACCAACAACAG AAGTCAAGGAGTTTGTTATCATCCCCATTCATACAACTCCAGAAGCAGCGGTTAAAGAAATAGATGAGCTGTACGATGTTTTCCAAAACGTCTCACAGCGCTGGCAGTCAGAG AACTTCATCATCATGGGAGATTTCAATGCCGCCTGCGGCTACGTCCCCAAGAGAGAGTGGCGTAACATTCGTCTGCGCTCTGACACGAAGTTCCTGTGGCTGACAGACGATAAACTGGACACTTCAGTGAAACAGTCCACAAGCTGCGCTTACGATAG GGTGGTCCTCCATGGAGAGAAGATGATCCAGGCCGTTAAAGTGGGTTCAGTGGACGTTTATGACTTTAAGCAGGTGTTTGGACTCACTGAGCAGGAG GCTCTGGCTGTGAGTGACCATTTCCCTCTTTGCTTTACTGTGAATGCGGCCAGGAGAAGTGGCTGA
- the abhd6a gene encoding monoacylglycerol lipase ABHD6, translating to MDLDVVNMLVIAGGMLAIPILAFVASFLLWPAALIKVYYWYWRRRLGLQVDYAEHEGYRFCYTHRGKPGSKPSILMLHGFSAHKDMWLGMVKFLPTNMHLLCVDMPGHGGTTRTSAVDYTIEAQVKRIHQFVECIQLNKKPFHLVGTSMGGNVAGVYAARYPSDLCNLTLICPAGLNHPEESTFVKHLRDLEKTKDVSSIPLIPSTPEEMEEMLKLCSFVRFKIPQQVLQGLVDVRIPHNDFYREVFTELVREESRQSLHENMHLISAPLQVIWGKQDQVLDVSGASVLAEALPGCQVDLLDNCGHSVAVERPRKAAQLILDFINRQQNSGIRSNKKLS from the exons ATGGATCTGGACGTGGTGAACATGTTAGTCATTGCCGGAGGCATGCTTGCAATCCCCATTTTGGCTTTTGTGGCATCTTTTCTGCTGTGGCCTGCGGCACTCATCAAGGTGTACTATTG GTACTGGAGGAGGCGGCTTGGGCTGCAGGTGGATTACGCAGAGCATGAAGGTTATCGCTTCTGTTATACACACCGTGGGAAGCCGGGGAGCAAACCCTCTATACTCATGCTTCATGGCTTCTCTGCTCACAAAGATATGTGGCTGGGGATGGTGAAG TTCCTCCCAACCAACATGCATCTGCTGTGTGTTGACATGCCTGGCCATGGGGGCACCACGCGCACCAGTGCAGTGGACTACACCATTGAGGCCCAGGTCAAAAGGATACATCAG TTTGTAGAATGTATCCAACTGAATAAGAAGCCTTTCCACCTGGTGGGCACATCTATGGGTGGTAATGTAGCTGGAGTTTATGCTGCCCGCTACCCCTCAGACCTCTGCAATCTCACGCTCATCTGTCCCGCAG GTCTGAACCACCCTGAAGAGAGCACATTTGTGAAACATCTGAGAGACTTGGAGAAGACCAAGGATGTTAGTAGTATCCCTCTCATTCCTTCCACTCCAGAGGAGATGGAGGAGATGCTGAAACTGTGTTCCTTTGTCCGCTTCAAGATCCCTCAGCAG gTTCTCCAAGGATTGGTTGATGTCCGTATTCCACATAATGACTTCTACCGTGAGG tgtttacagaACTAGTCAGAGAAGAATCCAGGCAAAGCCTGCATGAAAACATGCACCTCATCTCTGCACCACTCCAGGTCATTTGGGGCAAACAGGATCAG GTACTGGATGTGTCTGGAGCTTCTGTGTTGGCCGAAGCTTTGCCCGGATGCCAGGTTGACCTCCTGGACAACTGTGGCCATTCTGTGGCCGTGGAGCGCCCCCGCAAGGCAGCTCAACTCATCCTGGACTTCATCAATCGGCAGCAAAATTCAGGCATCAGAAGCAACAAAAAGCTGTCTTGA
- the LOC108431588 gene encoding aerolysin-like protein has translation MSNLAPLLLIGGHGGNSFDFNGMNNGATLEKMWVWVGGWQIKAIKVWLTDGRSMQVGEPSGSRSEFIFQNGEHMTSLSLWGNGAGTRVGAIKFKTNRSREFFAHMTDWGLKTEYPADVGSGICVGITGSAGADIDCLGFKFINSIKSTVLKNVHYPTLHQKIPSVSVEEIKSMTYENNSTVMQEYKIETSKTLSKKSSWSVTNKMEFTLSMEVKAGIPEVAEVSTGFSFTLGTESTHGLENSEEKTELLSFPVHVPPGKKMKVDITIGRASFDLPYTGTVEITCLDGSVLEFQTSGVYKGLTYTDAKTVVKEI, from the coding sequence ATGTCCAACCTTGCACCACTTCTTCTCATTGGTGGCCATGGAGGAAATAGTTTTGACTTCAATGGTATGAATAATGGGGCAACACTGGAAAAGATGTGGGTGTGGGTCGGTGGCTGGCAGATAAAAGCCATCAAGGTCTGGCTTACTGATGGCCGATCCATGCAGGTTGGAGAACCTAGTGGGAGCCGTTCTGAATTTATATTTCAGAATGGTGAACACATGACCTCCCTGTCACTGTGGGGAAATGGAGCTGGAACTCGTGTGGGTGCTATCAAATTCAAGACGAATCGATCCCGAGAGTTCTTCGCACACATGACAGACTGGGGACTGAAGACAGAATACCCAGCTGATGTGGGTTCTGGGATCTGTGTGGGAATCACCGGAAGTGCAGGTGCAGATATTGATTGCCTAGGCTTCAAGTTCATCAACAGCATCAAGTCTACTGTGTTGAAGAACGTGCACTATCCCACGCTTCATCAGAAGATCCCCAGTGTGTCTGTTGAAGAAATCAAATCCATGACGTATGAAAACAACTCTACTGTCATGCAAGAATACAAAATTGAAACTTCAAAAACTCTCAGTAAAAAGTCCTCCTGGTCGGTGACCAACAAGATGGAATTCACCCTCAGCATGGAGGTGAAGGCAGGAATTCCAGAGGTTGCAGAAGTATCGACTGGATTCAGTTTCACACTGGGAACTGAAAGCACACACGGCCTGGAAAATTCTGAGGAGAAGACCGAGCTGCTGTCTTTCCCAGTCCATGTTCCTCCaggtaaaaaaatgaaagtagaCATCACAATCGGTCGAGCCTCATTTGATCTTCCCTACACTGGCACAGTGGAAATTACGTGCCTCGATGGCAGCGTTCTGGAGTTTCAAACCAGCGGAGTCTACAAGGGCCTCACCTACACCGACGCTAAAACAGTTGTGAAAGAAATATAA
- the LOC108431585 gene encoding protein ATP6V1FNB yields MRNLLTTQNQNCYRELIMKEAYTRLTWKMKYSKDYPTSFTTRRAKTIGLFNPPKPSTEITLPPIVQPQGKKKEAPVLVGRSLSEAPLMRPVSPKTKDTLYHGFSKEGKGRSVYLKRRAQKMPEEKFDYPILSSWEYGWRLGDYEHNYRSPANGRSGVVRSTFYARNGIFNIPSATDKLG; encoded by the exons ATGAGGAACCTTCTGACCACGCAGAACCAGAACTGCTACAGGGAGCTCATCATGAAGGAGGCCTATACACGCCTCACCTGGAAGATGAAATACAGCAAAGACTATCCCACCAGCTTCACGACCCGCAGAGCCAAGACCATCGGCCTCTTTAACCCACCAAAACCCTCCACTGAAATCACTCTACCTCCCATCGTCCAGCCTCAGGGGAAGAAGAAGGAGGCCCCAGTGCTGGTGGGCCGCTCTCTCAGTGAAGCCCCTCTGATGCGGCCTGTCAGCCCCAAAACCAAAGATACCCTCTACCACGGCTTCTCCAAAGAGGGCAAAGGACGCAGCGTGTATCTGAAGAGACGCGCCCAGAAAATGCCAGAGGAAAAGTTCGACTATCCAATACTGTCCTCATGGGAATATGGCTGGAGATTAG GTGATTATGAACATAACTATAGATCACCGGCTAATGGAAGGTCAGGAGTTGTTAGGAGCACTTTCTACGCCAGGAATGGCATTTTCAACATTCCTTCTGCAACTGATAAACTGGGGTAA